A region from the Benincasa hispida cultivar B227 chromosome 8, ASM972705v1, whole genome shotgun sequence genome encodes:
- the LOC120084179 gene encoding uncharacterized protein LOC120084179, with product MRDLGNFTIPCLIGGMYIGHASCDLGASINLMPQSIFKKLEIGETSRTIVTVQLADRSLVQPEGNLEDVLVKVDKFILPTDFIILDYETDKDVPIILGRPFLSIGRTQIDVHKGEITMHINGQQLIFYILKVMNYPEEIDVYEAVALEDEWPCELKFEFNEDMKLEDDTTALPESVVREIQRNFKLLSMDEREGKVKPSLEQSPVLDLKALFTHLRYTFFG from the coding sequence ATGCGAGACCTAGGGAATTTCACAATCCCTTGCTTAATTGGTGGAATGTACATTGGACATGCCTCATGTGATCTTGGAGCTAGCATAAATCTCATGCCACAATCCATTTTCAAAAAACTGGAAATCGGAGAAACTTCGCGCACTATAGTCACCGTTCAATTAGCAGATCGATCTCTAGTACAGCCAGAAGGCAATCTCGAGGATGTGCTTGTCAAGGTGGATAAGTTCATTCTTCCTACAGATTTCATTATATTAGACTATGAAACAGATAAAGATGTCCCTATCATTTTAGGACGACCATTCCTATCTATAGGAAGAACTCAGATTGATGTACATAAGGGGGAAATTACGATGCACATCAATGGCCAACAATTGATATTCTATATCTTGAAGGTGATGAACTATCCAGAAGAGATTGATGTGTATGAGGCAGTTGCTTTGGAGGATGAATGGCCCTGCGAGCTTaagtttgaatttaatgaagataTGAAATTGGAAGATGATACCACCGCATTGCCTGAATCTGTGGTGAGAGAAATACAAAGAAATTTCAAGCTATTGAGTATGGACGAAAGGGAAGGCAAGGTCAAGCCTTCACTTGAACAATCACCAGTGTTGGATTTAAAAGCCCTATTTACTCACCTTAGATACACATTCTTTGGATAA